The Xiphophorus maculatus strain JP 163 A chromosome 5, X_maculatus-5.0-male, whole genome shotgun sequence nucleotide sequence TCGCAGGTTTCCCGGGGTGAAGAAGGTGTAGGCGGTGCCCTTATTGGTACTGCGGGCCGTGCGCCCAATACGATGGACATAATCCTCAGAGGAGCTGGGATAGTCATAGTTGATGACGAACTTTACGTCTTCCACATCTTTGGGATAGACAGCAAAGGAAGTTCAAGAAGGGTAAAGGGCTTTtagagaacaggaagtgatgcatttaatgaaatTCTAAAGAAAGCTGGGAGCTTTATGCCTATGAACGACTGAAGTCATCTATCAATGCAACAACACGTCTTGGTGTGAAGCAGAAAGATTGAAACAAATTGGAGTTCACTTACCGTGCAACAATCCACACATCCaaagattaatttcagagacaCAGCACAGCTTTACTATTCAACATGCCTTCAACGTTGCGCACTCACTTGATTTAAAGTGAGAACCGGCATGTAAAGAAACCATTTTAAGCCTCTGTGCTTTTCAGAGGACTCATGATTACTGGCCTAAACGTGGAAGGTAAGGAAGTCTGTTTCTCATTACAGAAGACGTGGGGCTCTGACAGCACTGCTGATCAATAAGTCTCCCATCTCCCCCTCCGTCACGAGAGGGAAgccatttaataatttattacacAGTAACAATAGTGTGCTATGATTATTGAACCATGAactcttttcttttgtaatatAAGCATAAAGGCAGAACCTGACTGTAGGGTGAGCTCATGAAGGAGTTAAGACAAAGGGGTGTTGCGGTACTTACCCCCTGcaagttgtttttacaaaggTTCCCCCTGATCAGTCCTGGTTCAAAGGGAAGGGCTGAGGGAGAGGGAGACTGGATTCCTCCCTCACCTTCTGCTCACTCCAGCAACGTCAGACGGGAGCAGAACCGTTAAACCCCAAAggacacacccacgcacacccAATGGCTGGTTCTGTTGCTCTCTCGTCGCATTGCGGGACCCTCCTCACACCCTGGCCAGGACTGGATCCAGACGAGCCCGTCTAATTCTCTCTCCCCTGTCTGTCTGCTTTTTGGACCGACGGGCAGACATACAGGACCCTCAGGATGCTCCCAAGGAAGGCTCGTTGGATTTGCAAACTGACATTAATGGGGGATGGGGGGTTGGAGTctcaatcttttttctttttcttagttCAGGAGAGTAATAGGGGCGTTAATCCCACTAAAGCTCACAAAGCTTGCCTTTTATAATGTGACTGAGGGGGACAGAGACAGCAGCACAGACTGTTACAGCTGCCGTGTGCTGCCAAACCCTGAGAGGAGAAGAGGGGAGAAGAAAACAAGGATAAAGTCATCGAAATTTggtaaaagtttacaaaactttACTTATCCCCCCTTCTCAGAATATTCTACAGAAATGTCAGATGTTAAactgttccccccccccccattttcttttcaaagctATCTCATAAACATACGGCTCTCTCCTGACGTGAAGGTTGAAAGATTTCgagcagaaaaatgtgaaacatgagcAGCAATCCGAGGAGTTTATACTGACACCACACTAGGAGACATAAGAAAAGGTGCGCAGGACGTTGTGGGCCCACACACCCCTCCTTTCAGGCAGCGTGCCAGAGAGCCCCGCATGAAGGAAGCTTTTAAACTGCGGTAACAAGAAACAGACTATGAACCTGCTGGATCGAGAGGCTCGAAGCCTGCAGCTCTGCATGCTTCAGCCGACAACGTTACCAGGTTGtaacgtctttttttttttggactcattctgtttttttcttctgtgatttTCACATATCTGGCTACAAAAGAAGCTGGACTTTCACTTGTACAATttttgtaaaagaagaaaaaaacaaaatataaataaagaaaaactcaatttaCGAACATTGTACctaaaattaatttgaagaaGTATACatgatttctgtaattttgtgaaaacaatacCTGCAAATAAGCTTGTGGGATATAAAAGTAATTCTCAAGCCTGCTTGCTGTACAAGAGTCTTTTTTTACTAACTTGTTATACTTACCACCTGCTTGATTTAATTCAGAGCATTAACTGGGGATTATGGTTGACTTGAATACATGTAAATTCATTATTAGCTGaagaacaaattaaatgagACAAATGATGCTGAGAACAGAAATCACAGGAAGTAAACAATGTGATCCCAGACATACCCAGACCCCGAGAGGCAACATCTGTCGCGATCAGGATAGGGGCCTTGCCGCTCCTGAATTCTGTGGAGTTGAAACGAAAACATGTCAGTTGAAAAAAATGTGGCCAAATAGTTGATAAATCAAAGCAGGAGAAGATTAAATTAAAGGGAAGAGAGGAAACATCTTAAAGGAAGGAAAGTTTGATCATGCTAGGTGTGAGAGAATGTGACATTTCTTCTTTAGGTAAGAAATTAATTAGTACTGTAAAACAGATGCAATATGTGAATTTTTCGACTGATGACTAATGGATAATGGATTGTGGAAGGATTGGTGGAAAGATTGATAGCATAGAGACAGATGCACTGATGGAGAACACTTctaaatgataaagaaaaaaggccACACATATATGTCCATAttctattttcacatttattcaatGCTAAAAAATTACGTACATTCTATACTTTTAAAGACTTCAACCCAGagaatgtttttatctgtagactctcatttcatttatttatttaaacgaGGACAATGCATATTAATCAACGTCAGCAGTGGGCATCAATCTAAATATGTCGGCGTTGGCACAAGAGATCATTTTTATCCACAGTCCTAAGGTATGCATGATATGAAAGTTGACTTTCAGAGATGCCAACACCCTGACCTCTACTGTTTGTGATGTATTCTTACCAGTGAGAACCCAGTCTCTTTCTGGCTGGCTCTTGTCTCCATGGATACACATGGCTGGCCATCTAGGTAACAAAACCACATCGATTCAGCAAGTCAAACTCACACACTGAAAGCTGCCCACCACGTTTTTAAAGAGTCACAGATCCTCCTCACCCATCGCGCCTCATCCTCCGGGTGAGATCATCGCATCGTTTTTTGGTCTCCACAAAGATGATGGTTTTGTTCTCCTTCTCAGCCATTATCTCCTCCATCAGTTGAATAAGCCTGCATGCAGAGAGACAATGTTAGCAAATCAACTCAGAACGAGCAGCGTGAGAAGATCAGACCATACAAAAGCAAATGATGTAGGTCGCACGCTCAAGTCTTACTTGTTGTCTTTTTCGGTCTCCATGCAGACATCGACGATCTGCAGAATGTTATGGTTGGCACTGAGCTCCAGAGCGCCAATGTTAATCTGGATGTACTCCCTTAAGAAGTCCTCGGCAAGCTGCCGAACCTCCTTTGGCCACGTTGCACTCCACATCAGGGTCTGTCTGTCAGGCTGAAAGAGACAAGAGAGAGATGGATTTATAcgaattgaaaaaaataaaaaagcaccaAAACACCCCCACTTATCAATGGTCatttgaaaacagcaaaactacATAACCGCAGCAGCCTTACTCTGATTTGTTCAACAATCTTGCGAATCTGCGGCTCAAAGCCCATATCCAACATGCGGTCGGCCTCGTCCAGCACTAAATAAGTGCAGCGGCGCAGGTTGGTCTTccccgcctccaggaagtcaatGAGGCGACCCGGCGTGGCGATGCAGATCTCAACGCCTACGGTCGGATATGAACAGAATGTCAGAAACAGTCAAAATCCAAACAGTCCACATCAGCCCACCACACCCACCTCTCTCAAGGTCTCGAATCTGTGGGCCTTTGGGTGCGCCGCCGTACACGCAGGTGCTCTTGATGCGGGAGGACTTGCCGTAGTCGTAGGCAACCTGCTGGACCTGCTGAGCCAGCTCTCTGGTGGGTGCAAGGACCAGACACTGAGAACAGAGGAAGACGAAGGAGAAAGGGATAAATGACAAGGGTTCTGtgcactgaaatgtttagaCTGAACTCTCTCCTGCACTCACTATAGGGCCATCCCCTCTCTCCAGGTAGGGCTGGTGGTTGATATGTACGATAGCAGGAAGGAGGTACtgcaagggggaaaaaagaggcaATAAGTTGTTAGAACTGCTTTCacaatttttgccaaaaatttagattcaaaacattaaatattaacttaAGTTACTTCCATTTTGCTTTCAAAGTATAGGTTATTTATGATACTAATTATACACCATgaattacttttttactttaatctgtctcttttgttcatatttcagaaTCCCTCACAGATTTCCACCAATTAGagatcaaattaaatgttaaaaatgatttgaatacATTATTGACAAGACCATGAAGCGAAATCCTTACAGCCAGCGTCTTCCCAGAGCCAGTCTGTGCTATTCCCACCATGTCCTTGCCGCTCAAGGCCACAGGGAAACCCTGGGCTTGGATGGCTGTGGGCTCCTTGAAGTTCTGCTGCACCAGGACATCCATCACATACTCTGCAAGGGGCAAAGGCAGGAGACAGTTTAACTCAGCCATTTAAATGTTACTGAAAGCGATCTGTCTGggtttttctaaaaatatatatatatatatatatatatgtatatgttgcTGATTTGTGCGTGACATTTAAATAATAGAGGATATTTACGAACGTAAAAGAATGAGTAAACGTGCTAAACTGAGGCAAATAAGGTTTTATGGAATTAgagaatttgacatttttatttatttttacagcaaaaaaactTTATGAAAGATGGAGTAAAAAGGAGCTAACTCACGAGGAAACTGAGCATGATGAAAAGCAGTTACTGGGTTTGGACAGCCAGAGCCTCTGATGGTGATCTCCTTCTTCCTGCGAAACTCCTCCACATCATACTAGATAtggaagcaaaaaagaaaaataagcattCCAAAAAAATTTTTACACATAACCAAACAgcttgttattgttattattattatatttttaatgatggTGTGTGAGCAAgtacaaagaaaagaagaaaaaaaaccaacctaCCTGACCCATGCGTTGGACTTCAACGTGTTCAGTGTAGAAGTTCTTTTCAAATTTCGGCAACTCATCTAAGTTCCACCTCTTTTTGCGGAGACGCTCACCAGGATTTCCAAACTTCATAGGCGGCGGTCCGCTGCGGCCACCCATGCCCCCTCCAAACCGTGGTCTGAGAGAggtaaagcaaaagaaattagGATGCAAACCAATTATTACACAAATTAAGTCTATCTAGCCATACCCATTTCTGAACCTTTCTAaagtacactgctcaaaaaaataaagggaacactttaagtgttaaacacctgtttaagtgttccctttattttttttgagcagtgtacttTAGAgtagataaatgtttttaatcagtaACTCAACATCAAAGAATCTTGTTTGTGAAGCTTGTGAAGTTATTGGCATATTTACATGTGCTATACTGGTGTGGAGTtatgaaatacatttgtaagtcagtacatttatgttttaaaaaaaaaacattttaagtcatttcAGCGCTGCTTTGctgtatcggatcggtatcagccgatgctatatatatatatatacatatatatatatatatccagtACGGATTCAAATATCTGAATCCGTactggaagtgaaaaaagtggaatgGTGCCTCTCTagtaaaaaacaggaaatagttATCCATTTCCTCCCCTTTATGCTTTCATATTAAATCTGAAGCTAAAAGTATTCACAATGACCAATGCTaacttgatttaaattattaaatgccTGTGTAAAATTGACCCAAATTGAATGAAACATTACTAAATGTAAACTGGAGCAATTTGCCTTGTCATCGTAAGTGTCTTGAGACAGCATTTGTAGTTCATAGGTTCTATGAAGAAGTGTGTGTAAAATGAGGGAACAGTGTGTAGACAAGCTACCAAAGCCTGGCATCATCTACGAGGGACATTCTGCCTATTGCTCTTCTATTCTCTTGGACAGATCTGTTTTATccccccctttttcttttagcttcttAGGATGTACATATTTTACCAATATGTTGTCTTAATTATAATCAATTAAGAATTTAGcaatggaacttgacttaaagcaatgttttgattgttgattctatgttgcatgactgtgtttttatgatgtaaagcactttgaaatgccttgttgctgaaatgtgctgtacaaataaaatttgattaattgatataccttttaaaactaaactatttgtAGTAAAACAAAGTAGTAAGTCAACCGAGTTATTAATGTCAATTCTACACTGCAGTATCTAATTAGAACTCCttcaaaaaattgtaatttcCTAAATCAAACACCATTACTTTACTGCAGCCCAAAATCTAGTGCAAATTATTTGCACAAGATCAGACGTGCAATAAAACTTTTACAATAGTTGAGtgagaaggaaaacatgacCCACACCACAGATAGGCCAACTTTAAAGCAATTGTATGGGGTTCCACAAACACGCTGTTAGCATTTTCAGTCCTTTGTGGTaatgttattttcaatttaCACTTTACCTAACTTTATTCGGCGACTGATCGGATGTTTTTTGACGATGTAAATATTAACTGGAATGGATCTTTAAGCGTTAGCTTagcttttgtttgtgtgttccTTTCATCCATGCAAAGCCAATCTATATTTGAAGCTCAAACATTAATTAAcactaaatttatttatttatttttgctaaatctgAAAAACGTACCTGTCTCGTCCACGATCTCTGTCTCTGTCCCTGTCTCCGTACGAGGAGCCCCCTCTCATTTCGATAAAACAGCCCTTTTGGTAGATTTGTCGCTAGCTAGAACGATGGTTAGCCGCAGCAGGTTCGACGACAGAAGCGTAAAAATGAGCGAGCAcacaacaaataattttttactttatttgtaaCAGCTGAAATAAGAAGATAAAACGAGTAACACGGGAATTATTGAGCAACTCTAAACACGTCGCCAGTCGCCTTGTTTGTTTCCTACCAGCGAAAGACATCGACTTCGGCCTAATGGCTAGTAAAACTACGTAGCGCCTTTTCAAAACAAACGTCAGGACGTACGCAATTTGCCTAAGTAATAATGGAGAATCTCACTCCGTGAAAACGTTGGCGCTTTAAGACTCTCGGTATGTATGCGTCTGTTGCGGCTCAAACACAGCAAAAGTGCACTgtgcagcataaaaaaaatcattgttcCTATgtctaaagatattttttttataaaacaaaatctggttttacatatttgaacaAGAAAAGAGACGCGTTGCAAAACCATAAGCGGTCAGTAGGTGGCGACTATGCCAGACTTTGTTAAAAACGAAACCCGATTTAAAACGAAAAAGACTGCGATCATTTCAGGAAGTTCTGTTTTATAGTGAACCAATACTGATACCGAAGTTATTGGTGTTCTTGTAGCATAATACCGAACTGGTTTGGAAGCGGACAAGGTGGAAGGACATGCCTTTGTTTTTCCAGAACAGAGAATTAGATTGCTTCAGATCAACAGCGGAATTATTCGACAAATATCCACATTTACAGGTTTGTTTCCTGAAACTGTCTGGTTTTATGTGATCGTGTTACTTTTGGCATTTATTTCCCACATTGCAACTGTTCTTTCACCGTAAGACAATTGTTATTACGCTATCTGTTTCACGTCTACACATAAAATAGAACATTAATTGCACCCGGCCATTTTTTATATGGACCTACTGTGCCTTTTATAAAGTGATTATAATGATTACTTCTCTGAAACACAAGAAAGTGCTGCAGGATCCTATCAGTCTGGGAAGGTAGGGACGGTAAGGACAGTTCTGTAGGTTAAAAaatggaagaaggaaaaaagacattaaagggatataaatgtataataatGATAGAAATGTACACATTTTGTGTGGGTTgcattttatgttacatttgTCTGTTTATCAATCCATCCTgttcagttcaatttatttatttagcagcaATTTACAATTGTTATTTCAATGGACTTTACAAGGCAAACAGATATAGCTGGTATAAAGAAATACACAATCAATTCAATCCAATCATATTGTACATTTTCATTAACCATATTCCAATTTCATCCTATTCAGAATACAGTACTATTAAGTTCAGTTTATCACCCCAATTGGGACAAAATGTTAtccatttaaagaaataaattcagttgcAAAAAGTCACAGATTTTGCAGCAGTGCCTATTCCTGCTGGGAGCGGACAGTTGATCGCATTAACCTTTGCAGCAATTACCTATACTGGAAATGGATTGATTGACATTGGTTATGAAAGGATTGTGGGCCTAGTGtcttttttcaaactgtttctgacagaaaataaactgaaaagagaaagagttgaagagattaaaaaaagatcctGAGCCCAGGAAGCAAACCCCAGATGGCAAAGATGGCACTAATACATACTTTCAGGAAGACATTCTTATAATAGGAATTATAAACTCCTACGGACCCAGCTCAATGTACCCAACTGTCTGCTCTGAGGTCCAACTATTCATTCATTCTATTTGGTGTAATTTGTAGATTCAAAAAATGTCTCAAGTAAATAGATACTGACTGTATGCTGtacatactttaaaaaatggttaAGAGGGATTCGAGAACTCATAAAACTGCAGTCtatataaatgacataaaaataagttGCACCTAAATTTTCAGAGTTGTAAAATTGTTCATACAaagtaattataaaatattaagatATGACCATgatgaaatatgaataaaaccTTATGAGTAGGACACACATAGCATTTCAAGAAAGACTTTTTTCTCctacaaaatgtatttctgactcatagaaataaaataatgcttACTGTCACTAGACTGACTtttggtttgtatttattttagagttaaatccaggaaaacacaaaagtttaattttgttttgcaggaaaATGCAAAAGCATTTCGCTCCAAGCCACGTGTTGATGTAGATGCGAAGCACCTTCTGTATGTTCAGCAGAGAGAGTTTGCAGCGACAACTCCAGCAGACAGTGAGTACACCTGCTGCTCACGATGACAAATCACAGTCATGCATTTAAGAACCTGAATTATCTTCTGAATTTTGAATTGACATCCATGTATTACTGAGAAAAGAAACTGTGTCACACAGACTAGTTACATTTATGCTGAGATTAGATTACAAACAGCTGGGTTCTATTTACTACTTATGTTAGTTCTGGTTACACagggttttatttaggggctCACGAGTATTAggggctgaataaaaatgcatggcATACTTTTCAGATCTGGAAAAAGTCTGCATTTTGATAACTATTCATTATTTGCCAGCCACTCCATAATTATGAGTTACTTTGCTGGTCTGACAAACtacatccaaataaaatacattaaagtttgtggtctTAAAGAGTCAAAACATTTAAGAGTTATGGGCAGCTGTTCATAATTTCTTCATCATTCGATGGATTTTACACctacttttttctctctctctccatgtGGTGTAAGATCAGTGCTTTTGTCGGTATGACTTTACAATTTGAACTCTAATCAGTTTCATCCGTTCTGGTCAAATCTTTCACAGACTGCGTTTCGATCCTTGGATCAGATGATGCTACCACCTGCCACTTGGTCGTGCTGCGACACACCGGTACTGTACTTCTACCAGATTCCTACTGTGCGTTACATCTGCCTTAAGCTAAAGGATTCTAAATTGTTTCATTACTTGGCAGGTAGTGgagctgtctgtctgtctcacCTCGATGGCTCCAGCACCAGGACTGAGGTCCAGCTCACTACGAAAGCCGTCACATCACTGAGTAACGGCTGTAATGAGGGCAGGCACGTCATACATGCACAAGTACGAGTTCAAAGTTCATAATTTCCCATTaacatttgtttcactttctgctGCCATCTAGATTTGAGCTGCATCTAGTTGGAGGGTTTGATGACGATGACAAAAGATCTCATAAACTCAGCCTTAACATCCTGGGTAGGCTAATAAAGTTCTCTATGGTATGTTGCTCGTGGACATAATCTCAAAATCGCCAAATTGACATGTGCTGCTTTTACTTTATAGCAGCGTTCCAGAAACAGAAGGATCACATTCACCTGGAGACATGTTGCATCACAGGTTTTATATGTTTTCTATCTTTTGTAAATACTGTAGTTGGACAT carries:
- the LOC102235022 gene encoding probable ATP-dependent RNA helicase DDX17; its protein translation is MRGGSSYGDRDRDRDRGRDRPRFGGGMGGRSGPPPMKFGNPGERLRKKRWNLDELPKFEKNFYTEHVEVQRMGQYDVEEFRRKKEITIRGSGCPNPVTAFHHAQFPQYVMDVLVQQNFKEPTAIQAQGFPVALSGKDMVGIAQTGSGKTLAYLLPAIVHINHQPYLERGDGPICLVLAPTRELAQQVQQVAYDYGKSSRIKSTCVYGGAPKGPQIRDLERGVEICIATPGRLIDFLEAGKTNLRRCTYLVLDEADRMLDMGFEPQIRKIVEQIRPDRQTLMWSATWPKEVRQLAEDFLREYIQINIGALELSANHNILQIVDVCMETEKDNKLIQLMEEIMAEKENKTIIFVETKKRCDDLTRRMRRDGWPAMCIHGDKSQPERDWVLTEFRSGKAPILIATDVASRGLDVEDVKFVINYDYPSSSEDYVHRIGRTARSTNKGTAYTFFTPGNLRQARDLVRVLEEARQAINPKLLQLVDSSRGGGGGGRMRYRGGNSNNPNLMYQDECDRRMRSGGGGKDSRGGFNRDGRNNRDDDRSSSSSYRDRNRDHRNNYNAGSDQYQNYNSNNGGGYNTRGGAPTGGGQEQPNQPQGQFGQGPPPPPPPSGAPQPLMAQQFPPPPQPPLMGFMGQPPFPPFPAAPPPPPGPQPPRK
- the ntan1 gene encoding protein N-terminal asparagine amidohydrolase isoform X1, translating into MPLFFQNRELDCFRSTAELFDKYPHLQENAKAFRSKPRVDVDAKHLLYVQQREFAATTPADNCVSILGSDDATTCHLVVLRHTGSGAVCLSHLDGSSTRTEVQLTTKAVTSLSNGCNEGRFELHLVGGFDDDDKRSHKLSLNILAAFQKQKDHIHLETCCITGFICFLSFVNTVVGHSDFSVTILSVVEMNNVVDKGIHKPIVYGIGVNVKTGEVFPASFPHKGPAEMLRSARTFTGGEMTDIYDSRHGLIKVGPCQWSPDLEIAFWLSQSDATILKYLSTSPFAEPPHFVQHIKSTIQFLLSHPNSDSLFPGGQPHLYHRTESGSWERLVQS
- the ntan1 gene encoding protein N-terminal asparagine amidohydrolase isoform X2 gives rise to the protein MPLFFQNRELDCFRSTAELFDKYPHLQENAKAFRSKPRVDVDAKHLLYVQQREFAATTPADNCVSILGSDDATTCHLVVLRHTGSGAVCLSHLDGSSTRTEVQLTTKAVTSLSNGCNEGRFELHLVGGFDDDDKRSHKLSLNILAAFQKQKDHIHLETCCITEMNNVVDKGIHKPIVYGIGVNVKTGEVFPASFPHKGPAEMLRSARTFTGGEMTDIYDSRHGLIKVGPCQWSPDLEIAFWLSQSDATILKYLSTSPFAEPPHFVQHIKSTIQFLLSHPNSDSLFPGGQPHLYHRTESGSWERLVQS